A part of Verrucomicrobiota bacterium genomic DNA contains:
- a CDS encoding class I SAM-dependent methyltransferase, with protein MNIDQYNSAPVFSRRDGPLTPSEIQWVYSGVGAGVTDEMGGPRVEKVRKYFSSQKKKLKILDIGCCNGAILKQFRDQHELHGVDISEFLVQKAVEVGMNAKVHDTMRGPLPYEDGSFDAVFCGETIEHQVDTDWLILEMNRVLRVGGELVLTFPNIRTPLGIAMMLFFDLPPMFAARYRSCHFRDFTLRTMKMVLIRHGFRHKQSIGSSFYLPKIGEFWSGLATILPSWSMTVITVATKVENSKYTPADYKTDIRLY; from the coding sequence ATGAACATAGATCAATACAATTCCGCGCCCGTTTTTTCCAGACGCGACGGGCCTTTGACTCCATCTGAGATTCAATGGGTTTACAGTGGCGTTGGCGCTGGAGTAACTGATGAGATGGGCGGCCCCAGAGTTGAAAAAGTCCGGAAATATTTTAGCTCACAAAAAAAGAAGTTAAAGATTCTGGACATCGGATGTTGTAACGGGGCTATTCTTAAGCAGTTTCGCGACCAGCACGAACTGCACGGTGTGGATATTTCGGAATTTCTGGTTCAAAAGGCCGTTGAAGTTGGGATGAACGCCAAGGTTCATGATACGATGCGAGGTCCGTTACCTTATGAGGATGGCAGTTTTGACGCGGTTTTTTGTGGAGAAACGATTGAACATCAAGTAGATACGGATTGGTTAATACTGGAGATGAACCGAGTCCTTCGGGTCGGGGGTGAACTGGTACTTACTTTCCCAAACATTCGCACGCCACTGGGCATCGCCATGATGCTGTTTTTCGATTTGCCACCGATGTTTGCCGCCCGATATCGCTCCTGTCATTTTCGGGATTTCACTTTGCGCACCATGAAAATGGTGCTTATCAGACATGGTTTCCGTCATAAACAGTCTATCGGCAGTTCTTTTTATCTTCCCAAAATAGGTGAGTTTTGGTCCGGGTTGGCCACGATTCTCCCCTCATGGTCCATGACTGTCATCACAGTGGCCACGAAGGTGGAAAATTCTAAATATACGCCCGCTGATTACAAAACCGATATCCGTTTATACTAA